The following are encoded together in the Daucus carota subsp. sativus chromosome 5, DH1 v3.0, whole genome shotgun sequence genome:
- the LOC108223016 gene encoding protein TRIGALACTOSYLDIACYLGLYCEROL 1, chloroplastic: TNECLIAVLSAHRGGTSIKQGGWIKLKSPKSLRVGDTRGIQTCKLNIPLRPTRLSAISNADDGKPALSVAEEHIITSQTLQNEADTWLSGWSPPRHLWRALSVFILAGQVIIRILKGKVHWKNTLQQLERVGPKSVGVCLLTATFVGMAFAIQFVREFTRLGLNRSIGGVLALAFARELSPVITSIVIAGRIGSAFAAELGTMQVSEQTDTLRVLGANPVDYMVTPRVIASCITLPLLTLLCFTVGMSASALLADGVYGISINIILDSARRALSSWDIISAMLKSLVFGLIISIVSCGWGITTSEGAKGVGESTTSAVVISLVGIFVADFILSYFFFQGAGNSLRNVV, from the coding sequence ACTAATGAGTGTCTGATTGCTGTGCTCAGTGCTCACCGTGGAGGTACCTCTATCAAACAGGGTGGTTGGATAAAGTTAAAATCCCCCAAGTCACTGAGAGTAGGTGATACCAGAGGAATCCAAACCTGTAAACTTAATATTCCTCTTCGGCCAACAAGGTTATCTGCAATCTCCAACGCAGATGATGGAAAGCCTGCTTTATCTGTCGCTGAGGAACATATAATCACAAGCCAAACTTTACAGAATGAAGCAGATACATGGTTAAGTGGATGGTCACCCCCAAGGCACTTGTGGAGGGCATTATCAGTCTTTATTCTTGCAGGGCAGGTCATTATCAGGATTTTGAAGGGCAAAGTCCACTGGAAGAATACACTCCAGCAACTGGAAAGAGTCGGTCCAAAATCAGTTGGAGTCTGTTTGTTAACTGCTACTTTTGTTGGGATGGCCTTCGCTATCCAGTTTGTGAGAGAATTCACAAGACTAGGATTAAACAGATCTATTGGTGGTGTCTTGGCCCTTGCCTTTGCGAGGGAGTTGAGTCCTGTGATCACATCAATAGTCATTGCAGGGCGTATTGGCAGTGCATTTGCTGCAGAGCTGGGAACTATGCAAGTGTCAGAGCAAACCGACACACTAAGGGTTCTTGGTGCTAATCCTGTTGATTACATGGTGACCCCGAGAGTGATTGCTTCATGTATTACTCTGCCATTACTTACTCTACTGTGCTTTACAGTAGGAATGTCAGCAAGTGCTCTCCTCGCTGATGGTGTTTACGGGATCAGCATAAACATAATTTTGGATTCTGCTCGGAGAGCTCTCTCTTCGTGGGATATAATTAGTGCAATGCTCAAGTCCCTAGTTTTTGGCTTGATTATATCCATTGTTAGCTGCGGTTGGGGGATCACTACTTCAGAGGGTGCCAAAGGTGTTGGAGAATCAACGACTTCTGCTGTTGTAATTTCTCTCGTCGGTATCTTCGTTGCTGATTTTATCCTCTCTTATTTCTTCTTCCAGGGAGCAGGAAATTCATTAAGGAACGTTGTCTAA